Proteins found in one Erythrobacter sp. 3-20A1M genomic segment:
- a CDS encoding PLP-dependent aspartate aminotransferase family protein, with protein MKKDTGTDRSITQNWRPATQALRGGTWRSDHGETSEAIFLTSGYTYDDAATPAARFAGEEPGMTYSRLQNPTVAMLEERIALMEGAEACRAQASGMAAMTAALLASLSAGDHCVAARAAFGSCRWLVDQLLPRFGIETTVVDSADNDAWQAAIRDNTKVFFFETPANPTLDVVDLEHVCGVAKAHGVTTIVDNAFATSVLQKPMEFGADVVAYSATKLMDGQGRVLAGAVCGTKEWIDEVLLPFQRNTGPNLSPFNAWVVLKGLETLELRAMKQSENAVALGRMIEPRVKRMLHPGLASHPRHDLAMKQMRATGPIFSFEVEGREQAHAILDALQLVDISNNIGDARSLMCHPASTTHAAMSEDERQTMGIPQGLLRVNVGLEDIEDLKEDLDRALSAAGL; from the coding sequence ATGAAGAAAGACACCGGCACCGACCGTTCCATCACGCAGAACTGGCGCCCCGCCACGCAGGCCCTGCGGGGCGGCACCTGGCGGTCCGATCATGGCGAGACGAGCGAGGCGATCTTCCTCACCTCGGGCTATACCTACGACGATGCGGCGACCCCCGCGGCGCGTTTCGCGGGCGAGGAACCGGGAATGACCTATTCCCGGTTGCAGAACCCGACAGTCGCGATGCTGGAGGAGCGGATCGCGCTGATGGAAGGTGCCGAGGCGTGCCGGGCGCAGGCAAGCGGGATGGCGGCGATGACCGCCGCACTGCTGGCGAGCCTGTCGGCGGGCGATCACTGCGTCGCTGCGCGCGCCGCCTTCGGGTCATGCCGCTGGCTGGTCGACCAACTCCTGCCGCGCTTCGGGATCGAGACGACGGTGGTCGACAGCGCGGACAACGACGCCTGGCAGGCGGCGATCCGGGACAACACGAAGGTGTTCTTCTTCGAAACGCCGGCCAATCCGACGCTCGACGTGGTCGATCTGGAGCATGTCTGCGGCGTCGCGAAGGCACATGGCGTCACCACCATCGTCGACAACGCCTTCGCCACCAGCGTGCTGCAAAAACCGATGGAGTTCGGGGCCGACGTCGTCGCCTATTCCGCGACCAAGCTGATGGACGGGCAGGGCCGCGTGCTCGCCGGTGCGGTGTGCGGGACGAAGGAGTGGATCGACGAGGTGCTGCTGCCGTTCCAGCGCAACACCGGGCCCAACCTGTCGCCGTTCAATGCCTGGGTCGTGCTGAAGGGCCTCGAAACGCTGGAACTGCGCGCCATGAAGCAGAGCGAGAACGCGGTCGCGCTCGGCCGGATGATCGAACCCAGGGTCAAGCGGATGCTCCATCCCGGCCTTGCCAGCCATCCGCGTCACGACCTCGCGATGAAGCAGATGCGCGCGACTGGCCCGATCTTCAGCTTCGAGGTCGAGGGGCGCGAGCAGGCCCATGCGATCCTCGATGCGCTGCAACTGGTCGATATCTCCAACAATATCGGCGATGCGCGCAGCCTGATGTGCCACCCCGCCAGCACCACCCACGCCGCCATGAGCGAGGACGAGCGGCAGACGATGGGCATTCCCCAGGGGCTGCTGCGGGTGAATGTCGGGCTGGAGGATATCGAGGACCTGAAGGAAGATCTCGACCGCGCATTGTCCGCAGCGGGGCTTTAG